In one Gemmatimonadota bacterium genomic region, the following are encoded:
- the pyrR gene encoding bifunctional pyr operon transcriptional regulator/uracil phosphoribosyltransferase PyrR, whose amino-acid sequence MPTSSRLLDAPAMGRVLARMASELVERTADAPSVALIGIQRRGVELAERLAPLLEAQLHRPLLRGSLGITLYRDDLQAIGQRPVVHETRLPQAIDGATVVIVDDVLYTGRTIRAALDEIADFGRPRRILLAVLVDRGGRELPIAADVVGVTVTTTAHDHVKVSVQERDGSDGVELVRGGSA is encoded by the coding sequence ATGCCCACCTCATCCCGCCTTCTCGACGCCCCGGCCATGGGACGTGTGCTCGCGCGGATGGCCTCGGAACTGGTCGAACGGACCGCCGACGCCCCGAGCGTGGCCCTCATCGGCATCCAACGCCGTGGCGTCGAACTCGCCGAGCGTCTCGCCCCCCTCCTCGAAGCCCAGCTCCATCGACCGCTGCTCCGCGGCTCGCTCGGCATCACGCTCTATCGCGACGACCTGCAAGCCATCGGGCAGCGCCCGGTGGTGCACGAGACACGACTGCCGCAGGCCATCGATGGCGCCACGGTCGTGATTGTCGACGACGTCCTCTACACCGGCCGCACCATCCGGGCGGCCCTCGACGAGATCGCCGACTTCGGTCGGCCGCGGCGCATCCTGCTCGCGGTCCTGGTCGACCGCGGCGGACGCGAGTTGCCGATCGCCGCCGACGTGGTGGGCGTGACGGTGACGACGACGGCCCACGATCACGTGAAGGTCTCGGTGCAGGAGCGCGATGGCAGCGATGGGGTCGAGCTCGTGCGCGGAGGGTCGGCATGA
- a CDS encoding beta-glucosidase, which yields MTRSTTFPTNFVWGAATSAYQTEGHPLADGAGVSIWHRFAHTPGTIADGTTGDLACDHYHRWPEDIALMRQLGLPAYRFSIAWGRIFPDGIGRVNAAGLAFYDRLLDAMLEAGIAPWATLYHWDLPAALDDHGGWLHEDSPDWFTEYATLCFRHFGDRVASWATLNEPRIIADRGYFRGTGAPGHRNLAAVPRVVHHLLLAHGQAVRAARTEGVDEIGIVVNIEPREPASSMLADMAAAHRGNVYFDQMFLDPILLGRYPDALPALLGEHWHDPDPRDFARIAEPIDFVGINYYTRVLVRHDPANPPVEEARVRVESAPHTAMDWEVVPRGLTLTLLELTDRYGNIPLVVTENGAAYDDPPPVDGLVADPERVAYLRSHLQAAHAALEAGVDLRGYFVWSLLDNFEWAHGLARRFGLVHIDFGTLARTPKQSFHFYREVIRSRGAVALAPVGDLATE from the coding sequence ATGACTCGATCGACCACTTTCCCGACCAACTTCGTCTGGGGCGCCGCGACGTCGGCCTACCAGACCGAGGGACATCCGCTCGCCGATGGCGCCGGCGTTTCGATCTGGCACCGCTTCGCGCACACTCCCGGCACCATCGCTGACGGCACCACGGGCGACCTCGCGTGCGATCACTATCATCGCTGGCCCGAGGACATCGCCTTGATGCGCCAGCTCGGGCTGCCGGCGTATCGCTTCTCGATTGCCTGGGGTCGGATCTTTCCCGACGGGATCGGTCGCGTGAATGCGGCCGGCCTCGCGTTCTACGACCGCCTGCTCGACGCAATGCTCGAAGCCGGCATCGCCCCGTGGGCTACCCTCTACCACTGGGACCTGCCCGCGGCCCTCGATGACCACGGCGGGTGGCTGCACGAAGACAGTCCGGATTGGTTCACCGAGTATGCCACGCTCTGCTTCCGGCATTTCGGCGATCGCGTCGCCTCCTGGGCCACCCTGAACGAACCGCGCATCATTGCCGACCGTGGCTATTTCCGGGGCACCGGCGCGCCGGGCCACCGGAACCTCGCGGCCGTGCCGCGCGTGGTGCATCACCTGCTGCTGGCCCACGGGCAGGCGGTGCGGGCCGCCCGGACCGAGGGAGTCGACGAGATCGGCATCGTGGTCAACATCGAGCCGCGCGAGCCCGCCAGTTCGATGTTGGCGGACATGGCCGCCGCCCACCGCGGCAACGTCTACTTCGACCAGATGTTTCTCGATCCGATCCTGCTCGGTCGCTACCCCGACGCGTTGCCCGCCCTGCTCGGGGAGCACTGGCACGATCCGGATCCGCGCGACTTCGCGCGCATCGCCGAGCCGATCGATTTCGTCGGCATCAACTACTACACGCGGGTGCTGGTCCGGCACGATCCCGCCAACCCGCCGGTCGAGGAGGCGCGCGTCCGCGTCGAGAGCGCGCCGCACACCGCGATGGACTGGGAGGTGGTCCCCAGGGGGCTCACGCTGACGCTGCTGGAACTCACCGACCGCTACGGCAACATCCCGCTGGTCGTCACCGAAAACGGCGCGGCCTACGACGACCCGCCCCCGGTCGACGGCCTGGTGGCCGATCCCGAGCGCGTCGCCTACCTCCGGAGCCACCTCCAGGCGGCCCATGCCGCCCTCGAGGCCGGGGTAGACCTGCGCGGCTACTTCGTCTGGTCGCTGCTGGACAACTTCGAGTGGGCCCATGGCCTGGCGCGCCGCTTCGGGCTGGTGCACATCGACTTCGGCACGCTCGCGCGGACCCCGAAGCAGTCGTTCCACTTCTATCGCGAGGTCATCCGGAGTCGGGGAGCGGTGGCGCTGGCACCGGTCGGGGACCTCGCGACCGAGTGA
- a CDS encoding class I SAM-dependent methyltransferase, whose amino-acid sequence MPKRYDQAYFDRWYRDPAHSVGSRADLARQVTFAVAVSEQLLCRPIRSVLDAGAGEGRWQPLLHRLRPHARYAGVDSSEWAVARHGRRRNLRLGTLETLDQLGLDGPFDLVVAADVLHYLPTPVLRRSLAAMVPLIGGVAFLPTFTRDDASEGDHHGFQPRRASTYRRLFGEAGLMPIGMHAWAPTARRRELAALERLG is encoded by the coding sequence GTGCCGAAGCGCTACGACCAGGCGTATTTCGATCGGTGGTACCGTGACCCGGCGCACAGCGTCGGGTCACGGGCCGATCTGGCCCGTCAGGTGACCTTTGCCGTGGCGGTGTCCGAACAACTGCTCTGCCGACCGATCCGGTCGGTGCTCGATGCGGGGGCGGGGGAGGGGCGGTGGCAACCGCTCCTGCACCGCCTCCGGCCGCATGCGCGCTATGCCGGTGTCGACAGCAGCGAGTGGGCGGTCGCCCGCCACGGCCGCCGCCGCAACCTGCGCCTCGGGACGCTGGAGACGCTCGACCAGCTCGGCCTCGATGGCCCCTTCGATCTCGTCGTCGCGGCCGATGTCCTCCACTATCTCCCGACGCCGGTCCTGCGGCGGTCCCTCGCGGCCATGGTGCCGCTGATCGGTGGCGTGGCGTTCCTGCCGACCTTCACGCGCGATGACGCCAGCGAAGGGGACCATCACGGCTTCCAGCCGCGGCGCGCCAGCACCTATCGACGTCTCTTCGGCGAGGCGGGCTTGATGCCGATCGGGATGCACGCATGGGCCCCTACCGCGCGACGACGGGAGCTCGCAGCGCTCGAGCGACTCGGCTAG
- a CDS encoding exo-alpha-sialidase produces the protein MASDRPGSRWVSIRHAIGVTVLLAGCVGGEPPLAFDAAREVTTSTAVGIGPMVAFSPSGHRAAAWVSAPAGGTDGRLYVALDDGAPTEIRDTLGPIEGRSEAPPKLAFGADGTLHAIYVVVKDDSAAKQPLEAIRYIRSVDGGTRWSAPITVSHDGVFGAHSFHALHVMPSGGLVLSWLGGAAGEAGVWVTHSTDHGATWARETLVDGGETCECCRTALASAPDGTLYLAWRHVYDGNMRDIVVARSDDGGSTWSSPRRVHADGWSFDGCPRAGPSIMVDATGQLHVAWWTGKSGAAGVWYARSADRAETFGAPVALGVAETSRPAHVQLAAQPAGGVLAVWDDGTTASPTILLRRTGADGASFGPAQPLSQPGRSVANPVMAIHGGRVVVAWTELPSAPAAATAAPAAKGGHMAHRGIRAIGRGTVVLREATLP, from the coding sequence ATGGCCTCTGACCGGCCGGGTAGCCGCTGGGTCTCCATCCGTCACGCGATTGGCGTGACGGTCCTGCTCGCGGGTTGCGTCGGAGGCGAGCCCCCGCTCGCCTTCGATGCGGCACGCGAGGTGACCACGTCCACCGCGGTGGGCATCGGCCCGATGGTGGCCTTCTCGCCGTCAGGGCACCGCGCCGCGGCGTGGGTGTCCGCGCCAGCCGGCGGCACCGATGGCCGGCTCTATGTCGCCCTCGACGATGGCGCACCGACGGAGATCCGTGACACGCTCGGTCCGATCGAGGGACGCAGCGAGGCGCCGCCCAAGCTGGCGTTCGGCGCCGACGGGACCCTGCACGCCATCTACGTGGTGGTGAAGGACGACTCCGCCGCGAAGCAGCCACTCGAGGCGATTCGCTACATCCGCTCTGTCGACGGAGGAACCCGCTGGAGTGCGCCGATCACCGTCAGTCACGATGGCGTCTTCGGCGCGCACTCCTTCCACGCGCTGCACGTGATGCCCTCGGGTGGCCTGGTGCTGTCCTGGCTTGGCGGCGCGGCCGGTGAGGCCGGCGTGTGGGTCACGCACTCGACCGATCACGGCGCCACGTGGGCCCGCGAGACTCTGGTGGACGGCGGCGAGACCTGCGAGTGCTGCCGGACCGCGCTGGCAAGTGCGCCGGACGGGACCCTCTATCTGGCCTGGCGGCATGTCTATGACGGCAACATGCGTGACATCGTGGTCGCGCGGTCCGACGATGGGGGATCGACCTGGTCATCGCCGCGCCGCGTCCATGCCGACGGCTGGTCGTTCGATGGCTGCCCTCGGGCGGGCCCCTCGATCATGGTCGACGCGACGGGCCAGCTGCATGTCGCGTGGTGGACCGGGAAGAGCGGCGCGGCAGGCGTCTGGTACGCCCGTTCTGCGGACCGCGCCGAGACCTTCGGGGCACCCGTGGCGCTCGGCGTGGCCGAGACGTCCCGGCCCGCGCACGTCCAACTGGCGGCTCAACCGGCGGGCGGCGTGCTGGCGGTGTGGGACGACGGCACGACCGCCTCGCCTACCATCCTGCTCCGACGGACGGGAGCGGATGGCGCGAGCTTCGGGCCGGCCCAGCCACTCAGTCAGCCGGGCCGTTCCGTCGCGAATCCGGTGATGGCCATCCACGGTGGGCGCGTGGTGGTGGCCTGGACGGAGTTGCCCTCGGCCCCCGCGGCTGCGACCGCGGCCCCGGCCGCCAAGGGTGGCCACATGGCGCATCGAGGAATTCGCGCGATCGGGCGCGGGACGGTCGTCCTTCGGGAGGCGACGCTTCCGTGA
- a CDS encoding TonB-dependent receptor yields the protein MKRDSVQRLPDIGVAFKRRTTDGDTAALPLLQKLTLPTTASITAAQAERTVNALDAQDVLKYLPSIFLRKRNYGDNQATVQTRVWGVSSSARSLVFADGVPLSALIGNNNTIGAPRWGLISPQEIARVDVMQGPYSAAYAGNSLGGVIEISTRLPERLEASLSQTFASQSFDLYGTSRNYGTLQTAANVGNRYGRFAFWASGNYQRSNSQPLAYVTSSSFPAGTTGGIAERNKLGGTANILGATGLLQTDMTNGKVKLAYDLTPTLRAAYTFGIWNNSSESGAESYLRTGAGVATYAGQSGFATGSNRLSQWHTSHSLAVRTTSRGAWNGEVVATRYRFDTDQQRSPSTAAANGTSVGAAGRLSLLDGTGWSTLDLKGAWQRGGAEARHTVTAGLHYDAYALVNPSYNLADWTTGTATTATSLATRGDGKTRTQAAWVQDRVRLTPTLALTVGGRYEGWRAYDGVNTNGATTVRQAEVSEARFSPKASLRWAPESPWSVTASLAQAYRFPTATELYQLVTTGQTFTSPAPDLKPDDALSAEVRIAGQFDRTLVQLALFQDDVHDAIIAQFQPLVPNSATLYSYLSNVDHIRARGVELAVTRAAALLPRLDLSASVTYVDAKTLALSGRASASAPAGTAIGKRVPNLPDWRATANATYRATDRLSLSLAGRYSGDIYTTLDNADVNPNTYQGFSSWFVADARATYRLDGHLTAALGIDNLNNRKYFLFHPFPQRTLVGSLQYGL from the coding sequence GTGAAGCGTGACTCGGTCCAACGGCTCCCGGACATCGGGGTGGCGTTCAAGCGCCGCACCACCGATGGCGATACGGCCGCTCTTCCGCTGCTCCAGAAGTTGACGCTCCCGACGACCGCGAGCATCACGGCGGCGCAAGCGGAGCGGACCGTCAACGCCCTCGATGCGCAGGATGTCCTCAAGTACCTCCCGAGCATCTTCCTTCGGAAGCGCAACTACGGCGACAACCAGGCCACCGTCCAGACGCGGGTGTGGGGGGTCTCCTCGTCGGCGCGCTCCCTCGTGTTCGCCGATGGCGTGCCGCTGTCGGCGCTGATCGGGAACAACAACACCATCGGTGCGCCGCGATGGGGGCTGATCTCCCCTCAGGAAATCGCGCGGGTCGATGTGATGCAGGGCCCCTACTCGGCGGCCTACGCCGGCAACTCGCTCGGCGGCGTGATCGAGATCTCCACCCGGCTGCCCGAGCGGTTGGAAGCGTCGCTGTCGCAGACCTTCGCCAGTCAGTCCTTTGACCTGTACGGCACGTCGCGCAACTACGGCACGCTCCAGACTGCTGCCAACGTCGGCAATCGCTACGGCCGGTTCGCCTTCTGGGCGAGTGGCAACTATCAGCGGAGCAACAGTCAACCGCTCGCGTATGTGACGAGCAGCTCGTTTCCGGCCGGGACCACCGGCGGGATTGCGGAACGCAACAAGCTCGGCGGCACGGCCAACATTCTCGGCGCCACCGGCTTGCTGCAGACGGACATGACCAACGGCAAGGTGAAGCTGGCGTATGATCTCACGCCGACCCTGCGGGCGGCGTACACCTTCGGCATCTGGAACAACAGCTCGGAATCGGGCGCCGAGTCGTACCTGCGCACGGGGGCGGGCGTGGCCACCTACGCGGGGCAGTCCGGCTTTGCCACCGGCAGCAATCGGCTGAGTCAGTGGCACACGTCGCACAGCCTGGCAGTGCGCACCACCTCGCGCGGCGCGTGGAACGGCGAGGTCGTCGCGACGCGCTACCGCTTCGACACCGATCAGCAGCGCTCGCCGTCGACCGCAGCGGCCAACGGCACCTCGGTCGGCGCCGCCGGCCGGCTCTCGCTCCTCGACGGGACCGGGTGGTCGACGCTCGACTTGAAGGGGGCCTGGCAACGCGGCGGCGCCGAGGCACGTCACACGGTCACGGCTGGCCTGCACTACGACGCCTACGCCCTGGTGAACCCGAGCTACAATCTTGCCGATTGGACCACTGGCACCGCGACGACCGCGACCTCGCTCGCGACTCGTGGCGATGGCAAGACGCGGACGCAGGCAGCGTGGGTCCAGGATCGTGTGCGCCTCACGCCGACGCTCGCGCTCACCGTGGGTGGTCGCTACGAAGGGTGGCGTGCGTATGATGGCGTGAACACCAATGGCGCCACGACAGTGCGGCAGGCAGAGGTCAGCGAGGCGCGCTTCTCGCCCAAGGCCTCGCTGCGCTGGGCGCCAGAGTCTCCGTGGTCGGTGACCGCGTCCCTGGCGCAGGCGTACCGCTTTCCGACCGCGACCGAGCTCTACCAGTTGGTGACCACGGGGCAGACGTTCACCTCGCCGGCGCCCGACCTGAAGCCGGACGATGCCCTCTCCGCCGAAGTGCGGATCGCAGGACAGTTCGATCGCACCCTGGTGCAGCTGGCACTCTTCCAGGATGACGTCCACGACGCGATCATCGCCCAGTTCCAGCCGCTGGTGCCCAACTCGGCCACGTTGTACTCGTACCTCTCCAACGTGGATCACATCCGCGCGCGGGGCGTGGAGCTGGCGGTGACCCGCGCGGCGGCGCTGCTGCCGCGGCTCGACCTTTCCGCCAGCGTCACCTACGTCGACGCCAAGACGCTGGCACTCTCTGGGCGGGCCAGTGCCTCGGCACCGGCGGGGACGGCCATCGGGAAGCGCGTGCCGAACCTCCCGGATTGGCGCGCCACCGCGAACGCGACCTACCGGGCGACGGACCGCCTGTCGCTGTCGCTCGCGGGCCGGTACAGCGGCGACATTTACACCACGCTCGACAACGCGGACGTGAACCCGAACACCTATCAGGGCTTCTCCTCCTGGTTCGTCGCCGATGCGCGGGCAACCTACCGGCTGGATGGGCATCTCACCGCGGCACTCGGCATCGACAATCTCAACAACCGGAAGTACTTCCTCTTCCATCCCTTTCCGCAGCGCACGCTGGTGGGGAGCCTGCAGTATGGCCTCTGA
- a CDS encoding sulfoxide reductase heme-binding subunit YedZ, with protein MPGWIPASSTDRMTASQWIGRVVRPAVIIGGLGPGIYLGLGVLGITAIDLGANPAEKLEHFTGTTTLVLLLLSLCITPLRKVTGINPLVRLRKPIGLWAFAYAVAHMGCYLVFDQSLLWGEIYYDILKRPYITVGFSAFLILLALALTSSAWAIRRLGKRWNTLHKAVYIAAVLGVFHYLWLVKLDTSTPIAFAVVLIALLAARISRRTPPHPRPTDTELTSPA; from the coding sequence ATGCCGGGATGGATCCCCGCAAGCTCTACTGACCGGATGACAGCCTCGCAATGGATCGGCCGGGTCGTGCGCCCGGCCGTGATCATCGGTGGCCTCGGCCCCGGGATCTACCTCGGACTCGGCGTGCTTGGCATCACCGCGATCGATCTCGGCGCCAACCCCGCCGAGAAGCTGGAGCATTTCACGGGTACGACCACGCTCGTGCTGCTGCTGCTCTCACTCTGCATCACGCCGCTGAGGAAGGTCACCGGGATCAACCCCCTGGTCCGGCTGCGCAAGCCGATCGGGCTCTGGGCCTTTGCCTACGCCGTGGCCCATATGGGGTGCTACCTGGTCTTCGACCAGTCGCTGCTGTGGGGCGAGATCTACTACGACATCCTCAAGCGCCCGTACATCACCGTCGGCTTCTCGGCGTTCCTGATCCTCCTCGCGCTGGCGCTGACGTCGAGTGCCTGGGCCATCCGTCGCCTCGGCAAGCGATGGAACACGCTGCACAAGGCGGTCTACATCGCGGCGGTCCTCGGGGTCTTTCACTACCTCTGGCTCGTGAAGCTGGACACCTCGACGCCGATCGCCTTCGCGGTCGTGTTGATCGCGCTGCTGGCGGCCCGGATCAGCCGACGCACGCCCCCCCATCCCCGACCGACCGACACGGAATTAACTTCCCCGGCGTGA
- the msrP gene encoding protein-methionine-sulfoxide reductase catalytic subunit MsrP, whose amino-acid sequence MLIRRPPDIRTAEITDESLYLSRRAWLASVGLAAVAITPGHLAALGRRWQQGGDLKPSSYKDITTYNNFYEFGTGKGDPSENAHTLRPRPWSVRVEGDVKKPGTYDLDVLLKGLPVVDRTYRHRCVEAWSMVIPWNGIQLKDLIAKLEPGPKAKYIEFHTLYDPIQMPGQKSDLMPWPYVEGLRLDEARHPLTLLATGIYGKTLLNQNGAPLRLVVPWKYGFKGGKSIVKIRFVEQQPRNSWQLLAPDEYGFFANVNPAVDHPRWSQARERRIGDFLKHPTLPFNGYADQVASMYAGMDPRKLY is encoded by the coding sequence GTGCTGATCCGCCGTCCCCCCGACATCCGCACCGCCGAGATCACCGACGAGTCGCTCTACCTCTCGCGCCGCGCGTGGCTCGCCTCGGTGGGGCTGGCTGCGGTCGCGATCACCCCGGGGCACCTCGCCGCGCTCGGACGGCGCTGGCAGCAGGGCGGTGACCTCAAGCCGTCGTCCTACAAGGACATCACCACCTACAACAATTTCTACGAGTTCGGGACCGGCAAGGGCGATCCGTCCGAGAACGCGCACACTTTGCGGCCGCGGCCCTGGTCGGTGCGGGTCGAGGGCGACGTCAAGAAGCCCGGAACCTACGATCTCGACGTCCTGCTCAAGGGGCTGCCCGTCGTCGACCGGACCTATCGCCATCGCTGCGTCGAGGCGTGGTCGATGGTGATCCCCTGGAACGGCATTCAGCTGAAGGACCTGATCGCCAAGCTCGAGCCGGGCCCCAAGGCCAAGTACATCGAGTTCCACACGCTCTATGACCCGATCCAGATGCCGGGGCAGAAGAGTGACCTCATGCCGTGGCCGTACGTCGAGGGGCTTCGCCTCGACGAAGCGCGCCACCCCCTCACGTTGCTCGCCACCGGGATCTACGGCAAGACGCTGCTCAACCAGAACGGCGCGCCGCTCCGCCTCGTGGTGCCGTGGAAGTACGGCTTCAAGGGCGGCAAGTCGATCGTCAAGATCCGTTTCGTCGAGCAGCAACCCCGCAACAGCTGGCAGCTGCTGGCACCGGACGAGTACGGTTTCTTCGCCAACGTGAATCCCGCGGTCGACCACCCGCGCTGGAGTCAGGCGCGCGAGCGGCGGATCGGCGACTTCCTGAAGCATCCGACGCTGCCGTTCAACGGTTACGCCGATCAGGTGGCGTCGATGTATGCCGGGATGGATCCCCGCAAGCTCTACTGA
- a CDS encoding multicopper oxidase domain-containing protein, with translation MSSRTLLLALLLAACGGKTAERPAETPSTDSRTAPTGASPAAMSHGEAKVNDPAVPLHRAAEAPPRSTARRHAVRMTTSHVRHVIAPGVRYDGWSFDSVVPGPVVRVTVGDTVDFTIVNRAPIPHSMDFHAAEIAPSRAYVNVNPGDSLSFQFVARVPGAFMYHCGTAPVAAHIANGMYGAIVVDPVRPLPAAREFVLVQSEFYLTPPSGPDSLHALDWGQLLDLTPDHVVFNGVAGQYAAHPLAVTPGELVRFYVVNAGPNRVSAFHLVGGIFDRVRVGGFGPPLEGVQTFNVPVGGGVIFEARLTEPGIYPFVSHAFADATKGAVGMLRVGNPGPVPAGGH, from the coding sequence ATGTCCTCACGCACACTGCTGCTCGCTCTGCTCCTTGCTGCATGCGGCGGCAAGACCGCTGAGCGACCCGCCGAAACTCCGTCGACGGATTCACGCACTGCGCCGACCGGCGCGTCCCCGGCAGCGATGTCGCACGGCGAAGCGAAGGTGAACGATCCGGCCGTCCCGCTGCACCGTGCCGCCGAAGCGCCGCCGCGGAGCACCGCGCGCCGACACGCGGTCCGGATGACCACCTCGCACGTGCGTCACGTGATCGCCCCCGGCGTTCGCTACGACGGCTGGAGCTTCGATTCGGTCGTGCCGGGGCCGGTCGTTCGCGTCACCGTTGGCGACACCGTCGATTTCACCATCGTCAACCGCGCCCCGATTCCGCATTCGATGGACTTCCACGCCGCGGAGATCGCACCCAGCCGTGCCTACGTGAATGTGAATCCGGGCGATTCGCTCTCATTCCAGTTCGTGGCCCGCGTGCCCGGCGCGTTCATGTACCATTGTGGCACCGCGCCGGTGGCGGCGCACATCGCCAACGGGATGTACGGCGCGATCGTGGTGGACCCAGTGCGGCCGCTGCCTGCCGCGCGCGAGTTTGTCCTCGTGCAGAGTGAGTTCTACCTCACGCCTCCGTCGGGGCCGGACTCGTTGCATGCGCTCGACTGGGGGCAGTTGCTCGACCTGACCCCCGACCACGTCGTCTTCAACGGCGTCGCCGGGCAGTACGCCGCCCATCCGTTGGCCGTCACGCCGGGCGAGTTGGTGCGCTTCTACGTGGTGAACGCCGGTCCGAACCGGGTCTCGGCCTTTCACCTGGTCGGCGGGATCTTTGACCGGGTGCGCGTCGGCGGTTTTGGCCCGCCGCTGGAAGGCGTCCAGACCTTCAACGTCCCGGTTGGTGGTGGGGTGATCTTCGAGGCGCGGTTGACCGAGCCGGGGATCTATCCGTTCGTGAGCCATGCCTTCGCCGATGCGACCAAGGGAGCAGTCGGGATGCTCCGCGTCGGCAACCCCGGTCCAGTGCCGGCTGGCGGCCACTAG
- a CDS encoding M28 family peptidase: MRRRSRFLPLVAFVAACAGNSAAPSAAQTPRNLAVIPPAHPGCAPLPALDSIGLLRDVFRLAADSMRGRALGSLEGAKARDFLASRFDALGIATLPPGRLHRVPVIAAPRNNNIDHAFNVVGVIRGSAFPEEYIVVTAHYDHVGVGRAVDNDSIYNGADDNASGAAALVALAAHFRKVPPRHTIVIAAVDGEERGMPGSRGFVDAPTVPLEKILVNVNMDMVGRNAKGEVYASGPGKYPQLLPLVQATAACSPVTTLIGHDTPAAGPGNDWTNQSDQGSFHRKGIPFVYFGVEDHPDYHKPSDTPERLMPGFYVGVVRTVADFIRRFDEAPVARAPTQ; encoded by the coding sequence ATGCGTCGCCGCTCCCGCTTCCTCCCCCTCGTGGCCTTCGTGGCCGCCTGTGCCGGCAACTCGGCCGCACCCAGCGCAGCCCAGACGCCGCGCAACCTTGCGGTGATTCCGCCGGCCCATCCCGGCTGCGCCCCCTTGCCGGCCCTCGACTCGATCGGCCTGCTGCGCGATGTCTTCCGGCTGGCCGCCGATTCGATGCGCGGCCGAGCACTGGGCTCCCTCGAAGGCGCAAAGGCCCGCGACTTTCTCGCCTCGCGCTTCGACGCCCTGGGGATCGCGACGCTGCCGCCGGGGAGGTTGCATCGCGTGCCCGTGATCGCGGCACCGAGGAACAACAACATCGACCACGCCTTCAACGTGGTCGGGGTCATCCGCGGCAGCGCCTTCCCCGAGGAATACATCGTCGTGACGGCGCATTACGATCACGTCGGTGTGGGTCGCGCGGTCGACAACGATTCGATCTACAACGGGGCGGACGACAACGCCTCGGGTGCAGCCGCACTCGTCGCGCTGGCCGCCCACTTCCGGAAGGTGCCGCCGCGACACACGATCGTGATCGCCGCGGTCGATGGCGAGGAGCGCGGGATGCCGGGCAGCCGCGGATTCGTCGATGCCCCGACCGTGCCGCTGGAGAAGATCCTCGTGAACGTGAACATGGACATGGTCGGGCGCAACGCGAAGGGGGAGGTCTACGCCTCCGGCCCGGGGAAGTACCCCCAGCTCCTCCCGCTCGTGCAGGCGACGGCGGCGTGTTCTCCGGTGACGACGCTGATCGGGCACGATACGCCGGCGGCAGGACCGGGGAACGACTGGACCAACCAGTCTGACCAGGGGTCGTTCCACCGGAAGGGGATTCCCTTTGTCTACTTCGGTGTCGAGGACCATCCCGACTACCACAAGCCGAGCGATACCCCCGAGCGACTGATGCCGGGCTTCTACGTCGGCGTGGTGCGGACCGTGGCGGACTTCATTCGACGTTTCGACGAGGCGCCGGTGGCGCGGGCCCCGACGCAGTGA